From the Bradyrhizobium sp. CCGUVB1N3 genome, one window contains:
- a CDS encoding reverse transcriptase domain-containing protein: MLRFVAHRVGDPRLISLIRSWLKAGVLEDGKVHPSEQGTPQGGSISVLLSNLYLHHVLDLWFECVVRCRLRGEARLVRYIDDFVICFQYRSDAIRVQDALRLRLEKFGLTLEPTKTKLVEFGRFAQRHAGKRGRKRPETIYFLGLTLHCTQNLKGNFKVGMRTEKSRLRRSLTSLQELLRRIRHHAISDQVGEINAFLRGHYAYYGVAGNLRCLLKVYRAGERYWHRMLRSRSWAGRRLTWEKYHQIKARTPLLKPKLRLPYAELQALAVL, from the coding sequence GTGCTCCGATTTGTCGCGCATCGAGTCGGTGATCCACGCCTGATCAGTTTGATCCGGAGCTGGCTGAAAGCGGGCGTTTTGGAAGATGGAAAGGTCCATCCGAGCGAGCAAGGAACACCGCAAGGGGGATCGATCAGCGTACTTTTGAGCAACCTTTATCTGCATCATGTGCTCGACCTCTGGTTCGAATGCGTGGTGAGATGCCGGTTGCGGGGCGAAGCCCGGCTGGTGCGCTACATCGACGACTTTGTGATCTGTTTCCAATATCGATCGGACGCCATCCGCGTTCAGGACGCGTTGCGCCTTCGGTTGGAAAAGTTCGGTCTCACTCTTGAGCCGACCAAAACCAAGTTGGTTGAGTTCGGTCGGTTCGCGCAGCGACACGCGGGTAAACGCGGCAGAAAGCGCCCGGAAACAATCTACTTCCTGGGGCTGACGCTGCATTGCACGCAAAACCTGAAAGGTAACTTCAAGGTTGGGATGCGCACCGAGAAATCTCGCTTGCGGCGCAGCCTTACGTCCCTGCAGGAGCTCCTGCGGCGAATACGACATCATGCGATCAGTGACCAGGTCGGCGAAATCAACGCCTTCCTACGCGGCCACTATGCCTATTACGGTGTCGCCGGGAATCTCCGGTGTCTCTTGAAGGTGTATCGTGCCGGGGAGCGTTACTGGCATCGGATGTTGCGCAGCCGCAGCTGGGCCGGGCGACGCTTGACCTGGGAGAAGTACCACCAGATCAAAGCAAGGACGCCGTTACTGAAACCAAAGCTGCGCCTTCCATATGCGGAGTTGCAGGCTCTTGCAGTGCTGTGA